From a region of the Williamsia phyllosphaerae genome:
- a CDS encoding UvrD-helicase domain-containing protein, producing MKTPTSADQTALPIAHRPGSSGDAGSEQISARAQELLDGLNPPQRRAVMHTGGPLLIVAGAGSGKTAVLTRRIAYLLAQRDVSPGEVLAITFTNKAAAEMRERVIDLVGPRANRMWVSTFHSTCVRILRAQAGLIASRNSNFSIYDADDSKRLLAMIVRDLDLDPKKFSPRGAGIHISNLKNELITPEVAMAQASEADDDTSTTLADIYTQYQRRLGAANAFDFDDLIGETVALLQAHPEIAEYYRRRFRHVLVDEYQDTNHAQYVLVRELVGTGEGGVSPSELCVVGDADQSIYAFRGATIRNIEEFERDFPNTETVLLEQNYRSTQTILSAANAVISRNTNRREKKLWTDAGDGELIVGYVADNEHEEASFIAGEIDSLSDTGEFNYSDVAVFYRTNTGSRSLEEIFIRLGIAYKVVGGVRFYERKEVRDIVAYLRVVANPDDTVSLRRILNTPRRGIGDRAQACVAVHSENSGLSFYESLLDAAAGKVPLLQTRANKQIAGFIDLIENLRADFLTVFGASDGPDSDVASVDAGNEAADIGELVEAIAHRSGYRDELEGSSDPQDGARLDNVNELISVAREFSADAAGIPDEDRPDPEDGLPEPGSLAAFLERVSLVADADQVPDSTAGLVTMMTLHTAKGLEFPVVFVTGWEDGQFPHLRSLGDPQELSEERRLAYVGITRARKRLYLTRSMVRSAWGQPVSNPESRFLQEIPQHLIDWRRTEPRRRERSFGSSGGFFGAGSYRSDDGGGESQRGRSSYSASPTRGRNNQVSVAVGDRVNHAKYGMGKVVAKEGSGATERVTFDFGSGGRITLMSLGGLPIEKL from the coding sequence ATGAAAACCCCCACCTCCGCGGACCAGACCGCGCTGCCGATCGCCCACCGTCCCGGCTCGTCCGGTGATGCCGGGAGCGAGCAGATCAGCGCCCGCGCCCAGGAACTGCTCGACGGGCTGAACCCACCGCAGCGCCGAGCGGTCATGCACACCGGCGGTCCGTTGCTGATCGTCGCGGGCGCCGGTTCCGGCAAGACCGCCGTGCTGACCCGTCGGATCGCCTACTTGCTGGCGCAGCGCGATGTCTCGCCCGGCGAGGTGCTCGCCATCACGTTCACCAACAAGGCCGCCGCCGAGATGCGCGAACGCGTCATCGACCTGGTGGGGCCACGCGCGAACCGGATGTGGGTGTCGACGTTCCACTCGACCTGTGTGCGCATCCTGCGCGCTCAGGCCGGCCTCATCGCCAGTCGCAACTCGAACTTCTCCATCTACGACGCCGACGACTCGAAACGCCTGCTGGCCATGATCGTCCGGGATCTCGACCTCGACCCGAAGAAGTTCAGCCCCCGCGGCGCGGGTATCCACATCTCGAACCTGAAGAACGAGCTGATCACCCCCGAGGTGGCGATGGCCCAGGCGTCCGAGGCCGACGACGACACCTCGACCACGCTCGCCGACATCTACACCCAGTACCAGCGTCGTCTCGGTGCGGCCAACGCCTTCGACTTCGACGACCTCATCGGCGAGACCGTGGCGCTGTTGCAGGCCCATCCCGAGATCGCGGAGTACTACCGTCGCCGGTTCCGCCACGTCCTGGTCGACGAGTACCAGGACACGAACCACGCCCAGTACGTCCTCGTGCGCGAGCTGGTGGGCACCGGCGAGGGCGGCGTCAGCCCGTCGGAGCTGTGCGTCGTCGGTGACGCCGACCAGTCGATCTACGCGTTCCGTGGCGCAACCATCCGCAACATCGAGGAGTTCGAGCGCGACTTCCCGAACACCGAAACCGTACTGCTGGAACAGAACTACCGGTCCACCCAGACGATCCTGTCGGCGGCGAACGCGGTCATCTCCCGCAACACAAACCGACGCGAGAAGAAGCTGTGGACCGACGCCGGCGACGGTGAGCTCATCGTCGGATACGTCGCCGACAACGAGCACGAGGAGGCGTCGTTCATCGCCGGGGAGATCGATTCCCTCAGCGACACCGGCGAGTTCAACTATTCCGACGTCGCCGTGTTCTATCGGACCAACACCGGATCACGATCCCTCGAGGAGATCTTCATCCGGCTCGGCATCGCCTACAAGGTGGTCGGCGGTGTGCGCTTCTACGAGCGCAAGGAGGTCCGCGACATCGTCGCGTACCTGCGCGTGGTCGCCAACCCGGACGACACGGTGAGCCTAAGACGCATCCTGAACACGCCGCGGCGAGGTATCGGAGACCGCGCACAGGCCTGTGTCGCAGTGCATTCGGAGAATTCCGGCCTCAGCTTCTACGAGTCGCTCCTCGACGCCGCGGCGGGCAAGGTGCCGCTGCTGCAGACGCGGGCCAACAAGCAGATCGCCGGGTTCATCGACCTCATCGAGAACCTGCGCGCGGACTTCCTCACCGTCTTCGGCGCCTCGGACGGCCCCGATTCCGACGTCGCCTCCGTCGACGCCGGAAACGAGGCGGCCGACATCGGCGAGCTGGTCGAGGCCATCGCGCATCGGTCGGGTTACCGCGACGAACTCGAGGGATCGAGCGACCCGCAGGACGGCGCGCGGCTGGACAACGTCAACGAGTTGATCTCGGTGGCACGGGAATTCAGCGCCGACGCTGCAGGAATTCCGGACGAGGACCGACCCGATCCCGAGGACGGCCTGCCCGAACCGGGGTCGCTCGCGGCGTTCCTCGAGCGGGTGTCGCTCGTCGCCGACGCCGATCAGGTCCCCGACAGCACCGCCGGTCTGGTGACCATGATGACGCTGCACACCGCGAAGGGACTCGAGTTCCCGGTCGTGTTCGTCACCGGCTGGGAGGACGGCCAGTTCCCGCATCTGCGGTCTCTGGGGGATCCACAGGAGCTCAGCGAGGAACGACGACTCGCCTACGTGGGCATCACGCGCGCACGCAAGCGGCTGTACCTCACTCGGTCGATGGTCCGCTCGGCGTGGGGACAGCCGGTGTCGAACCCGGAATCGCGTTTCCTGCAGGAGATCCCACAGCACCTCATCGACTGGCGGCGCACCGAGCCGCGTCGCCGCGAGCGGTCGTTCGGCAGTTCGGGTGGATTCTTCGGCGCCGGTTCGTACCGGTCGGACGACGGTGGTGGCGAGTCGCAGCGCGGGCGCAGCTCGTACTCGGCCAGCCCCACCCGCGGACGCAACAATCAGGTGTCGGTGGCGGTGGGGGATCGGGTCAACCACGCCAAGTACGGGATGGGCAAGGTGGTGGCGAAGGAGGGGTCCGGCGCGACCGAGCGCGTGACGTTCGACTTCGGCAGTGGCGGACGGATCACCCTGATGTCGCTGGGCGGCCTGCCGATCGAGAAGCTCTAG
- a CDS encoding M23 family metallopeptidase, with protein MAVRGNSSAAPAAFDAAEITSIIPIDWDFAEWNDAPVDAPHDPTPTRSTPRRAPLPAEVTQDILIAEHEFDETAHEHPFAVRGAEFDDFDLVPGPSRAPRKSGGRHRIAAPPHALKGRAALLAVAAGAAVVAATGQLQSGSATDTNQAAEPATDAVSPAAAVGPVAPSAGDAGVVESAPPADMRNFTDQLQAGDKLARDAAAADAASRKPLFASPVNMGAYQFTSCFCSRWGTFHGGIDFAAPLGTPIHAATDGEVVEAGPASGFGNWIQIRAADGTITMYGHMASSGVLVSKGQKVTAGDPIGLVGNEGFSTGPHVHVEVWKNGTTKIDPMPWFAEHGVRLSAYTG; from the coding sequence TTGGCAGTACGCGGGAATTCGAGCGCGGCCCCGGCCGCGTTCGACGCAGCGGAGATCACCTCGATCATTCCCATCGACTGGGATTTCGCCGAGTGGAACGACGCGCCCGTCGATGCACCGCACGATCCGACCCCCACGCGCAGCACCCCTCGCCGCGCCCCGTTGCCTGCCGAGGTCACGCAGGACATCCTCATCGCCGAGCACGAGTTCGACGAGACCGCGCACGAACACCCCTTCGCAGTTCGCGGCGCCGAGTTCGACGACTTCGACCTGGTCCCCGGACCGTCACGCGCACCTCGCAAGTCCGGCGGTCGTCACCGCATCGCCGCTCCGCCGCACGCCCTCAAGGGACGCGCCGCACTTCTGGCCGTCGCCGCAGGCGCCGCTGTGGTCGCCGCCACGGGCCAGTTGCAGTCCGGGTCGGCCACCGACACCAATCAGGCCGCCGAGCCCGCCACCGACGCCGTCAGCCCCGCTGCCGCGGTCGGTCCGGTCGCGCCCTCGGCCGGCGACGCCGGAGTCGTCGAGTCCGCTCCCCCGGCAGACATGCGCAACTTCACCGACCAGCTGCAGGCCGGAGACAAGCTGGCCCGCGACGCCGCGGCCGCCGACGCCGCGTCACGCAAGCCGCTGTTCGCCTCCCCGGTGAACATGGGCGCTTATCAGTTCACCTCCTGCTTCTGCAGCCGTTGGGGCACGTTCCACGGCGGCATCGACTTTGCCGCTCCCCTGGGCACCCCGATCCACGCTGCGACCGACGGCGAGGTCGTCGAGGCGGGCCCCGCGTCCGGCTTCGGCAACTGGATCCAGATCCGCGCCGCCGACGGCACCATCACGATGTACGGCCACATGGCCTCGAGCGGCGTGCTCGTCAGCAAGGGCCAGAAGGTCACCGCAGGCGATCCGATCGGCCTGGTGGGGAACGAGGGGTTCTCCACCGGACCGCACGTGCACGTCGAGGTCTGGAAGAACGGGACGACCAAGATCGACCCGATGCCGTGGTTCGCCGAGCACGGCGTGCGGCTCTCCGCCTACACCGGCTGA